Within the Siniperca chuatsi isolate FFG_IHB_CAS linkage group LG18, ASM2008510v1, whole genome shotgun sequence genome, the region GCTTTCAAGAGCCCTGaatgctgtctgtctgacattaaCAACATGTGTCTGTTTCATCCAGGATATGCCGTATTCCAAATCACAGTACAAGAAATGTGCTGTTATTGGAAATGGCGGCATCATCAAGAACAGCAAATGTGGAAAGGAAATTGACTCAGCAGATTTTGTGTTTAGGTATACAGGATATAATCCttcagtgtttgttgtgtgagggctgcacaattattacaattaattttGCTCACTATTAAGATTGTGAGTATTTATCATGATTGTACATTAACTTTGAGCAGAATAAAATTGTTCTATTGCACTTGGCAGAGAATTACCCTCAGTTTCACTGTGTAATTATGAATCTAAGTAACAATGCCAGCAGAGCAGGCAATCACATAAAAAGACTGACATAGAAAATCTTGTAACATTACACTCTTGTTTGTGACTGGGCAGCATTTTACCTGTGAAAAGGGAGCACCTGATTTGCACCAGAGGAGCCAAGTATTGCACCGAATTTGTCGCTAagccccttagttactgttgctacgcctaTCAAACTTTCTGCTCTCACACATATGgcatttacaatgataacggtGGCAGATTCAACACTTGAAAttctttgaaacaatgggtatttgatttcagacagaaataaacaaaagcagcttctcatttctagctggcaaaaaaaatcttttgcTGGCAGATTTAgtagtagctagctagctatttaAGCTAACGTTATCTCCATGAGTTTATGTGTTAAAAACACCGTCAATGACTGACTTTTACTATTTCAAGGTGACTCGTTTAAAATGGGAATCCTGTAAAAGGGTCTTGAAtgtgcacttgatggctacgtacatgatatcatgctaaaagtctgaggctaaagcagcatgtcccaggcaaaaagtcagtgGATGagagaacaaagaaataaagaaacaagattGTTATATTGCACTTTAGCATTAGTTAGTCCTAGTATTAcaagtatgataaggaaaaatgcAAGATCGGACTCTTATTTATAGTAgatgtgctgttgttttttttatgtaacctGTAACTCCACAAAATAATGATGAATTGGAAGCAACACTGTTAGGCTTCTACAGTAGATAGTAAGTTAGTTATCCAAACATGCTAACTTCTGCAGCTTACGTTAGAGTGGACAAACTCACTGTCAACAATTTCTTACACTTAAAGCTCttgcatttttggttttggaaaggctaaataACAtaccaccctccaaactctttatacGGACTATCGCTCCACTACAGCCTCATGCAAActgcttcaacatgtggagaaatccaaagttTGACAGACCTTTCCTAGTTaaggttgctaagctatgattggaggGGTTTAGTAAACAGTCAGTTAAGTTTGATTTATTGTAGATGCTCAACTCCTGATCACAACTATTAtatgattaattgtgcagctctACATTATGTCTTACCAGCATGCCTAGTTTGAAATGTGTCAAGTCAAATACATTTGAACTCCTTTATCTGTGGTCTTTTCTCTCTCGCAGGTGCAACATACCACCCATTAATGAGAAGTACACAGCTGATGTTGGCACTAAAACAGATCTGGTGACAATAAATCCGAGCATTATTACTGAGAGGTACTGTAAATATGGGTCTGAGTGTGAgatcacatctctctctctcttgctctctcccccaatctgtctctgtctttagtCTCCTTCTCTTTTTAGCTTTCGTCATCTCATGTTTCACTTCCTCTGCAGATTTCAGAAGCTGGAGAAATGGCGCCGTCCATTTTATGAAGTCCTCCAGAATTACGAGAACTCCTCAGTGGTGCTTCCCGCCTTCTACAACACCCGCAACACCGATGTATCTTTCAGAGTCAAGTACATGCTGGATGACTTCGACTCCCAGAGAGGCGTGTTCTTCTTCCACCCACAGTACCTGCTCAACGTGCAGCGTTTCTGGGCGGTGCAGGGCGTTCGGGCCAAACGGCTCAGCAGCGGCCTGATGCTCGTAACCGCTGCTTTAGAGATGTGCGAGGAAGTCCACCTCTATGGTTTCTGGGCATTTCCCATGAACCCCTCTGGCATCTTCATCACTCACCATTACTATGACAACGTCAAGCCACGGCCGGGCTTCCACGCGATGCCCCATGAAATTTTCAACTTCATTCACATGCATACTCGTGGGATCATCAACGTACACACGGGGCAGTGCACGTGATCCCTTACTCCAACATTCAACAATTTTACctttttagtttgtttactttaaatcaggttgtgttttatgtcagtGAGACAGTTTTCACTATTTCCTCCCTATTTAAAAAGAGAGTTCAGAGCGTACGCTTCTTTGCTCTCACCAATTCAACGACACGTTGAAGGTTGCTTGCTTTAATTGCCAACATACTTCTCTTTTCAATGTGTATCTTAAGTTGTTTATTTAGCCAATCAAATCACTATGGTTATCTCTGACTCTCTAACCATAGGATGCTTGTTTATAATGTGAAAAGTGGTCTTCATAGTGATGTTGTTTCTGTGAAGTTTTCTAGTGGCTCTGCTGTACAGAGGTGTTGTTTTCTACTCAACGTTGCACAGATATTTATGCTGAAATGGGCCGCAGTGGGTGTCTTTGTGCCCCGTCATtccccctttcttctctctttatctcgGACACTCTGTGGCTGTGGCAGCTTTTAATGTTTGTGTAGAAGAAAACCTGAACCTTGAAATTAAgctaatattaaaaaaagatgaaaaaaatattgtaacatcCAATTGTCTACTTTTGTAATCTGTTTCCTATTCACCAGAGTCACTGgtgaatattttaaaacactatTTTTCAATAGTGTTCACTGTTTTCAGTGGCCTACCTTCTcccatttaaaaatgtcctctgATATTTCTGGTGAAAAAAGGGTGTTTGAGAAGAGGAGTGTTTTGGACAAATGCCAGATAAATATTTTGCAATGACACCGCCTCAGCAAAACTTTGACTTTCCAGGCCGTCCAATTTGTAAAGCAACATAGCACTGTTGAGGGACTCTAGCTGTCATTCATGTCTTAAGCCATGCTGCCTTATGAGATAACAAACCCCTCTATATGATATGCAATGCACCCATGTGTTTTGCTTATCTACAAATGCATTAACATAAAACTAAATCTTAGTTTGTCTCCTTGAATCGAAGGACATTTAAGACCCTCTAAGGTATAGAAATTCATGTGAGGTTCTCAGCTTATAGGAATTAGCAAAGTCTTACTCCCTGTAAACTCCATTCATAATCATGTAATGCTCTGCATGACTTTATACTTGGCTTTGTGTGTGCCTGCTTCAATGATCACTGAAATATGTTTACACTCTACTGAAGCTCACCATGCCTGTGGAGATATATACACAAACCTTTTCACAGAAAGATGAATGGACTCTTCGAAGTGAATTGTATAATAGTGAATGCAGTTCTCATTGATTAAAGATGCAAGAATGAATAATGTTGCTGCCATTTTTGTGAGGTACTACGACACTTTTATTACTAATGTATTATTTCACCTTGCCCTTTGAACTGTGGACATTCAGTTTAGCACTGGAATATTGTGTggattttactgtttattttgttgtacaCTGAAAAAGAGACTGTAAATTCATATTTTGTCACTCCTCTGTCCATGCTTGGCTGTCCTTTGTAATTGAAGGACATCATTGCTAATAAGATTTAAACATGCTGTTTCTTTCACCATTTATTCAGACTATTGTGTATTTATGCCTAAGAGATATGAGTTCATACAAACACCAAAAAACTTTTGGCTCACCCACTAAATTGTCGTACAGACACAAGTGAATCAAGAATGGAAAAGGAAGGGAACTGGTCTGTGTACTGAATGGAGGTAATATATAACAGTGCTTCTTAACTGACTCTGGATCATTCTTTATACTGGTATTGTGTTTGTAAATAAACTTGTTTGGATTTTCTCACTTGTATTTAATGGATTaattattattgtgtgtgtcCATTAGTGTGAGTGGGGATAGCATATGAGCACTCTGCAGTACCTGAGCTTATttcattaatatattaaaataatacatttgccACAAATAAGGACAGGCATTAATTAATATGTTGCCTGATTTACAAAAATTCCTGATTTTGTGCTGACCACCTGTGCTTGTTCAGGGCCACAGTGGATGCTAATTTAGCAGTCTCATTCAGACCAGTTAACCTGTGGTGTGTCTGCTCGAATCAGCTCATTAAGCAAAGCTACTGTCAACACCTCAATTATTAAGCAGCATCAGTGTCCTCTCACTGGGAGTTTGGCAGATCATATCTGAGTTGTGCTGTATCTGTTGAGGTCTTCTGTCCTGTCGACAAGCACAAGAAAGGTGAATGAATCCAGTTAGAAATTAACATAAGTGAAGCAATTAAAGTTTTATGATGACTGAAGACGGATTTT harbors:
- the st8sia5 gene encoding alpha-2,8-sialyltransferase 8E isoform X3 translates to MLRRRMGYSDPSSGKDILGNRSLCFIFICAFGLVTLLQQILYGKNYIKSAQQFSRLKGDETGNWTGPVNFSDDGSLKPARNGRKRYLENYDGSFEYNSTACRELRQEIMDVKVLTINMGNRKIHGHGYPSSFHKSLCLSARVKTSELFERWRNLQVCRWEQNKEETSNFKMSLSRCCNAPSFLFTTKRNTPAGTKLRYEVDTSGILPITTEVFKMFPDDMPYSKSQYKKCAVIGNGGIIKNSKCGKEIDSADFVFRCNIPPINEKYTADVGTKTDLVTINPSIITERFQKLEKWRRPFYEVLQNYENSSVVLPAFYNTRNTDVSFRVKYMLDDFDSQRGVFFFHPQYLLNVQRFWAVQGVRAKRLSSGLMLVTAALEMCEEVHLYGFWAFPMNPSGIFITHHYYDNVKPRPGFHAMPHEIFNFIHMHTRGIINVHTGQCT
- the st8sia5 gene encoding alpha-2,8-sialyltransferase 8E isoform X4; protein product: MLRRRMGYSDPSSGKDILGNRSLCFIFICAFGLVTLLQQILYGKNYIKSAQQFSRLKGDETGNWTGPVNFSDDGSLKPARNGRKRYLENYDGSFEYNSTACRELRQEIMDVKVLTMVKTSELFERWRNLQVCRWEQNKEETSNFKMSLSRCCNAPSFLFTTKRNTPAGTKLRYEVDTSGILPITTEVFKMFPDDMPYSKSQYKKCAVIGNGGIIKNSKCGKEIDSADFVFRCNIPPINEKYTADVGTKTDLVTINPSIITERFQKLEKWRRPFYEVLQNYENSSVVLPAFYNTRNTDVSFRVKYMLDDFDSQRGVFFFHPQYLLNVQRFWAVQGVRAKRLSSGLMLVTAALEMCEEVHLYGFWAFPMNPSGIFITHHYYDNVKPRPGFHAMPHEIFNFIHMHTRGIINVHTGQCT
- the st8sia5 gene encoding alpha-2,8-sialyltransferase 8E isoform X5 translates to MLRRRMGYSDPSSGKDILGNRSLCFIFICAFGLVTLLQQILYGKNYIKSAQQFSRLKGDETGNWTGPVNFSDDGSLKPARNGRKRVKTSELFERWRNLQVCRWEQNKEETSNFKMSLSRCCNAPSFLFTTKRNTPAGTKLRYEVDTSGILPITTEVFKMFPDDMPYSKSQYKKCAVIGNGGIIKNSKCGKEIDSADFVFRCNIPPINEKYTADVGTKTDLVTINPSIITERFQKLEKWRRPFYEVLQNYENSSVVLPAFYNTRNTDVSFRVKYMLDDFDSQRGVFFFHPQYLLNVQRFWAVQGVRAKRLSSGLMLVTAALEMCEEVHLYGFWAFPMNPSGIFITHHYYDNVKPRPGFHAMPHEIFNFIHMHTRGIINVHTGQCT